From a single Myotis daubentonii chromosome 5, mMyoDau2.1, whole genome shotgun sequence genomic region:
- the MGAT1 gene encoding alpha-1,3-mannosyl-glycoprotein 2-beta-N-acetylglucosaminyltransferase → MLKKQSAGLVLWGAILFVAWNALLLLFFWTRPVPSRLPSDSALDDDPTRLTREVIRLAEDTEVELERQRGLLQQIWEYSVRRGQRWKVPTAVPPVPPRGPVTLPPAVIPVLVIACDRSTVRRCLDKLLHYRPSAERFPIIVSQDCGHEETAQVIASYGSAITHIRQPDLSTIAVPPDHRKFQGYYKIARHYRWALGQIFHKFKFPAVVVVEDDLEVAPDFFEYFQATYPLLRADPSLWCVSAWNDNGKEQMVDSSKPELLYRTDFFPGLGWLLLAELWAELEPKWPKAFWDDWMRRPEQRQGRACLRPEISRTMTFGRKGVSHGQFFDQHLKFIKLNQHFVPFTQLNLSYLRQEAYDRDFLARVYGAPLLQVEKVRTSERNELGEVRVQYTSRDSFKAFAKALGVMDDLKSGVPRAGYRGIVSFLFRGRRVHLAPPQTWEGYDPSWN, encoded by the coding sequence ATGCTGAAGAAGCAGTCTGCAGGTCTTGTGCTGTGGGGCGCCATCCTCTTTGTGGCCTGGAACGCCCTGCTGCTGCTCTTCTTCTGGACGCGCCCTGTGCCCAGCAGGCTGCCCTCAGACAGCGCTCTGGATGACGACCCCACCAGGCTCACCCGCGAGGTGATCCGCCTGGCCGAGGACACCGAGGTGGAGCTGGAGCGGCAGCGGGGGCTGCTGCAGCAGATCTGGGAGTACTCTGTGCGGCGGGGCCAGCGGTGGAAGGTGCCCACTGCCGTCCCACCTGTGCCGCCACGAGGGCCTGTCACCTTGCCGCCAGCTGTGATCCCCGTCCTGGTCATCGCCTGTGACCGCAGCACTGTTCGGCGCTGTCTGGACAAGCTGCTGCACTATCGGCCCTCAGCCGAGCGCTTCCCCATCATCGTCAGCCAGGACTGTGGGCACGAGGAGACAGCTCAGGTGATAGCCTCCTATGGCAGCGCCATTACACACATCCGACAGCCCGACCTGAGTACTATTGCGGTGCCACCCGACCACCGCAAGTTCCAGGGCTACTATAAGATCGCGCGCCACTACCGCTGGGCACTGGGCCAGATCTTCCACAAGTTCAAGTTCCCCGCGGTGGTCGTGGTGGAGGATGACCTGGAGGTGGCGCCGGACTTCTTCGAGTACTTCCAGGCCACATACCCGCTGCTGAGGGCCGACCCCTCCCTCTGGTGTGTGTCTGCCTGGAACGACAACGGCAAGGAGCAGATGGTGGACTCGAGCAAGCCGGAGCTGCTCTACCGCACCGACTTCTTCCCCGGCCTGGGCTGGCTGCTGTTGGCCGAGCTGTGGGCCGAGCTGGAGCCCAAGTGGCCCAAGGCTTTCTGGGATGACTGGATGCGGCGGCCTGAGCAGCGGCAGGGCCGGGCCTGCCTGCGGCCAGAGATCTCCAGAACCATGACCTTCGGCCGCAAGGGTGTGAGCCACGGGCAGTTTTTTGACCAGCATCTCAAGTTCATCAAGCTGAACCAGCACTTTGTGCCCTTCACCCAGCTGAATCTGTCGTACCTGCGGCAGGAGGCCTATGACAGGGATTTCCTTGCCCGCGTCTATGGCGCCCCTCTGTTGCAGGTGGAGAAAGTGAGGACCAGTGAGCGGAATGAACTGGGGGAGGTGCGGGTGCAGTACACCAGCAGGGACAGCTTCAAAGCCTTCGCCAAGGCCCTAGGAGTCATGGATGACCTCAAGTCGGGGGTCCCCAGGGCCGGCTACAGGGGCATCGTCAGCTTTCTGTTCAGGGGCCGCCGTGTCCACCTGGCGCCCCCGCAAACCTGGGAGGGCTACGATCCCAGCTGGAATTAG